A window from Spiroplasma endosymbiont of Aspidapion aeneum encodes these proteins:
- a CDS encoding aldehyde dehydrogenase family protein: MANKWKFLSYINGKIYDNKKYLEIINPSTLEVCGEVSALTGDDIDLAFNNARKAQKKWEAVPLIKRIEILKNYRNNIAKNCKKIATIMVDEIAKSMKDCEIEVERTIDLIDYVFEEAKRIEPIAFTGEGMGFENKIGIFSRVAKGVILAISPYNYPINLSLAKIIPALVTGNVVVFKPATQGSLVGAYLGQLALESNLPESILQVVTGKGRDIGDILTTHKEINMISFTGSVNVGHKIKKLGVVSDLVLELGGKDPGIVLDDNKIDLYASEIVKGAFGYSGQRCTAIKRVITTNIIADKLVPKIKNLVEKLTVGMPLDNADITPLIDMSSKDFVQSLIDDSLEKKAKLICGNKSERNLLWPTVIDNVSLDCRIAWEEQFGPVLPIIRAENIDEIVKIANNSTFGLQASVFCSDIDLAISTSKKIEAGSININSRPQRGPDSFPFLGIKDSGEGVQGIRESLLSMTRYRGIIINHK; this comes from the coding sequence ATGGCAAATAAATGAAAATTCTTATCATATATTAATGGAAAAATATATGATAATAAAAAATATTTAGAAATAATTAATCCATCTACACTCGAAGTTTGCGGTGAGGTTTCAGCTTTGACAGGGGATGATATTGATTTGGCATTTAATAATGCTAGAAAAGCTCAAAAAAAATGAGAGGCAGTTCCTTTAATTAAAAGAATTGAAATCTTAAAAAATTATAGAAATAATATTGCAAAGAATTGTAAGAAAATTGCAACCATTATGGTTGATGAAATAGCAAAATCTATGAAAGACTGTGAGATAGAGGTTGAAAGAACCATCGACCTTATTGATTATGTATTTGAAGAAGCTAAAAGAATTGAACCAATAGCATTTACAGGCGAAGGCATGGGATTTGAGAATAAAATCGGAATCTTTTCTAGGGTTGCAAAAGGAGTTATATTAGCAATTTCACCATATAATTACCCTATAAATCTCTCACTTGCAAAAATTATCCCAGCACTTGTAACAGGCAATGTTGTTGTTTTTAAGCCGGCAACCCAGGGTTCACTTGTTGGTGCTTATTTAGGTCAATTAGCCTTAGAATCTAATTTACCAGAATCAATTTTGCAGGTTGTAACTGGAAAAGGAAGAGACATAGGAGATATTTTAACAACACATAAGGAAATAAATATGATTAGTTTTACAGGTAGTGTAAATGTAGGTCATAAAATTAAAAAGTTAGGGGTTGTTAGTGATTTAGTTTTAGAATTAGGAGGAAAGGACCCTGGTATTGTTTTAGATGATAATAAGATAGACTTATATGCTAGTGAAATTGTTAAAGGTGCTTTTGGTTATTCTGGCCAAAGGTGTACAGCGATTAAAAGAGTTATTACAACAAATATCATCGCAGATAAGTTAGTACCAAAAATAAAGAATTTAGTTGAAAAACTAACTGTTGGAATGCCATTAGATAATGCAGATATAACTCCTCTAATAGATATGAGTTCTAAGGATTTTGTTCAGTCACTTATTGACGACTCCTTAGAAAAAAAAGCAAAGTTAATATGTGGAAACAAATCAGAACGGAATCTTCTTTGGCCGACCGTCATCGATAATGTTTCTTTAGATTGTAGGATAGCGTGAGAGGAACAATTTGGTCCGGTTCTACCCATAATTAGGGCTGAGAATATTGATGAAATTGTTAAAATTGCAAATAATAGTACCTTTGGGTTACAAGCGTCTGTATTTTGTTCTGATATTGATCTCGCAATATCAACATCAAAAAAAATTGAAGCGGGTAGTATAAATATAAATTCAAGACCTCAAAGAGGCCCTGATTCTTTTCCATTTTTAGGTATAAAAGATTCTGGTGAAGGTGTTCAAGGAATTAGAGAATCATTATTATCAATGACAAGATACCGTGGTATTATTATTAATCACAAGTAA